The Thermobispora bispora DSM 43833 genome window below encodes:
- a CDS encoding phenylalanine--tRNA ligase subunit beta, which translates to MKVPLSWLREYVDLPAVTAREIADRLTAAGFKVEALIPHGHEIKNVVVGRVVGIEELTGFKKPIRYCRVEVGEDAPREIICGATNFGVGAVVPVALPGAILPGGFEISSRKVYGRISDGMICSEAELGIAEKSPGIMLLPPDSPIGADVVELLGLRDDVLELEVTPDRGYALSIRGVAREVAIAFDAPFRDPAAIEVPETSGSSWPASIADPTACDRFVLRSVSGLDTSAETPPWMRIRLFRAGMRSISLAVDVTNYVMLELGQPLHAFDRSRLNGEIVVRRARPGETLETLDHVVRELHEEDILITDSSGPIGLAGTMGGLHTEISDASTDIVIEAAHFSATGVARMSRRHGLVSEASRRFERGVDRELPLVASWRAVQLLAELGRATIDPGVTHAEVEVSPVTISIPADYPGRVAGVPYPRETVIRRLEQIGCTVTEGVPAQDAGPRAGHGVAATGTVSTGDLADKLAVRGDDMITVTPPSWRPDLTDPNDLAEEVIRLEGYEHLPSILPPAPAGAGLTEEQRALRRVGRALAYTGYVEVLSYPFVGLKDFDGLMLPADDPRRRATRLLNPLSEDEPFMRTTLLPGLLRTLARNVGRGFSDVALFEIGRVFLPQEGAPEIAPVLAVDRRPTDEELARLEAALPRQPLRVAVVLAGEAERSGWWGQGRGASWADAIQAARVVAREYGVELRVRAVEHAPWHPGRCAELSVAGEASGEPVVVGHAGELHPRVVEAFGLPPRTAAMELELSLLRPSGPVQAPAISTYPVATQDVALVVPADTPVAEVEAALREGAGELLESVRLFDVYTGPQVGEGNKSLAYTLRFRAPDRTLTVEETTAARDAAVALAAERTGARLRGA; encoded by the coding sequence ATGAAGGTCCCGCTTTCCTGGCTGCGGGAGTACGTCGACCTCCCCGCGGTCACCGCGCGCGAGATCGCCGACAGGCTCACCGCCGCAGGCTTCAAGGTCGAGGCCCTCATCCCCCACGGCCACGAGATCAAGAACGTGGTCGTCGGGCGCGTGGTCGGCATCGAGGAGCTCACCGGCTTCAAGAAGCCCATCCGGTACTGCCGGGTCGAGGTGGGGGAGGACGCGCCCCGGGAGATCATCTGCGGCGCCACCAACTTCGGCGTCGGCGCCGTGGTCCCGGTCGCCCTGCCCGGGGCCATCCTGCCCGGGGGGTTCGAGATCAGCTCCCGGAAGGTGTACGGGCGGATCTCGGACGGCATGATCTGCTCCGAGGCCGAGCTGGGCATCGCCGAGAAGTCCCCGGGGATCATGCTCCTCCCGCCGGACTCGCCGATCGGCGCCGACGTCGTGGAGCTGCTCGGCCTCCGCGACGACGTGCTGGAGCTGGAGGTCACCCCCGACCGCGGGTACGCGCTCTCCATCCGCGGGGTGGCGCGCGAGGTGGCGATCGCGTTCGACGCGCCGTTCCGTGACCCGGCCGCCATCGAGGTGCCGGAGACCTCCGGCTCGTCGTGGCCCGCGTCGATCGCCGACCCGACCGCCTGCGACCGGTTCGTGCTCCGCTCCGTCTCCGGGCTCGACACCTCGGCCGAGACCCCGCCGTGGATGCGGATCCGGCTGTTCCGCGCGGGCATGCGGTCGATCTCGCTCGCCGTCGACGTGACCAACTACGTCATGCTCGAGCTCGGCCAGCCGCTCCACGCGTTCGACCGCTCCCGCCTCAACGGGGAGATCGTGGTCCGGCGGGCCCGCCCCGGGGAGACCCTGGAGACCCTCGACCACGTGGTCCGCGAGCTCCACGAGGAGGACATCCTCATCACGGACTCCTCGGGCCCGATCGGCCTCGCCGGGACCATGGGCGGCCTGCACACCGAGATCTCCGACGCCTCCACGGACATCGTCATCGAGGCGGCGCACTTCTCCGCCACCGGGGTGGCCCGGATGTCGCGCCGGCACGGCCTGGTGAGCGAGGCCTCCCGCCGGTTCGAGCGGGGCGTCGACCGGGAGCTGCCGCTGGTCGCCTCGTGGCGGGCGGTGCAGCTCCTCGCCGAGCTGGGCCGGGCCACCATCGACCCGGGGGTGACCCACGCCGAGGTCGAGGTCAGCCCGGTCACGATCAGCATCCCGGCCGACTACCCCGGCCGGGTGGCCGGCGTGCCGTACCCCCGGGAGACCGTGATCCGCAGGCTGGAGCAGATCGGCTGCACGGTGACCGAGGGCGTGCCCGCCCAGGACGCCGGGCCGCGGGCCGGGCACGGCGTCGCCGCGACCGGGACCGTCTCCACCGGCGATCTCGCGGACAAGCTCGCGGTGCGCGGTGACGACATGATCACCGTGACCCCGCCGTCATGGCGTCCCGACCTGACCGACCCGAACGACCTCGCCGAGGAGGTCATCCGGCTCGAGGGGTACGAGCACCTGCCCTCGATCCTGCCGCCCGCGCCGGCCGGGGCGGGCCTCACCGAGGAGCAGCGGGCGCTCCGCCGGGTCGGCCGGGCGCTGGCGTACACCGGGTACGTGGAGGTGCTCTCCTACCCGTTCGTCGGCCTCAAGGACTTCGACGGGCTGATGCTGCCCGCGGACGATCCGCGGCGCCGGGCGACCCGGCTGCTCAACCCGCTCAGCGAGGACGAGCCGTTCATGCGGACCACGCTGCTGCCCGGGCTGCTGCGCACGCTCGCGCGCAACGTGGGCCGCGGCTTCTCCGACGTGGCGCTCTTCGAGATCGGCCGGGTCTTCCTGCCGCAGGAGGGCGCTCCCGAGATCGCGCCGGTGCTCGCGGTCGATCGCCGGCCGACGGACGAGGAGCTCGCCCGGCTCGAGGCCGCGCTGCCGCGGCAGCCGCTCCGGGTGGCCGTGGTCCTCGCCGGGGAGGCCGAGCGCTCCGGGTGGTGGGGCCAGGGCCGCGGCGCCTCCTGGGCCGACGCCATCCAGGCCGCCCGGGTGGTCGCCCGCGAGTACGGGGTTGAGCTCCGGGTGCGCGCCGTGGAGCACGCGCCGTGGCACCCGGGCCGCTGCGCCGAGCTCAGCGTCGCCGGGGAGGCCTCCGGCGAGCCGGTGGTGGTCGGCCACGCCGGCGAGCTGCACCCGCGGGTCGTGGAGGCGTTCGGCCTGCCGCCGCGGACCGCCGCCATGGAGCTGGAGCTGTCGCTGCTCCGCCCGTCCGGGCCGGTGCAGGCGCCCGCCATCTCCACCTACCCGGTGGCCACCCAGGACGTGGCGCTGGTCGTCCCGGCGGACACGCCGGTCGCCGAGGTGGAGGCGGCGCTCCGTGAGGGCGCCGGCGAGCTGCTCGAGTCCGTCCGGCTGTTCGACGTGTACACCGGCCCGCAGGTGGGGGAGGGCAATAAGTCGCTCGCCTACACCCTGCGGTTCCGGGCGCCCGACCGGACGCTCACGGTCGAGGAGACCACGGCGGCCCGGGACGCGGCCGTGGCCCTCGCCGCCGAGCGGACCGGGGCGCGGCTGCGCGGCGCCTGA
- the pheS gene encoding phenylalanine--tRNA ligase subunit alpha — protein MSNTHDPVAVTPLTPEEVAQAQTEALAAIAAARDLDELKQVRIAHAGDRSPIALANRRIGTLPPGERAEAGKRIGAARKAINEALAARQAELEAERDARVLAEEAVDVTLPWDRTPLGARHPLTTLQERIADAFVAMGYEVAEGPELEGEWFNFDALNIAPDHPARSEHDTFFVEGPHTGKVLRTQTSPVQIRALLSRPLPVYVVSPGKVFRTDELDATHSPVFHQVEGLAVDKGLTMAHLKGTLDRFAEVMFGPGIDTRFRPNYFPFTEPSAEMDLRCFVCRGASAVPGNPPCRTCKSEGWIEWGGCGMVNPRVLIACGVDPTVYSGFAFGMGIERTLMFRHNAEDMRDMVEGDIRFTLPFGMEV, from the coding sequence TTGTCGAACACCCATGACCCGGTCGCGGTGACGCCGCTGACACCGGAGGAGGTGGCGCAGGCGCAGACCGAAGCGCTCGCCGCCATCGCCGCGGCCCGCGACCTTGACGAGCTGAAGCAGGTACGGATCGCGCATGCCGGAGACCGCTCTCCGATAGCCCTCGCCAACCGCCGGATCGGCACGCTCCCGCCCGGGGAACGGGCGGAGGCGGGCAAGCGCATCGGCGCGGCGCGGAAGGCGATCAATGAGGCGCTCGCCGCGCGGCAGGCCGAGCTCGAGGCCGAGCGCGACGCCCGGGTGCTCGCCGAGGAGGCGGTCGACGTCACCCTGCCCTGGGACCGGACGCCGCTCGGCGCACGGCACCCGCTCACCACGCTACAGGAGCGCATCGCCGACGCGTTCGTCGCGATGGGTTACGAGGTGGCCGAGGGGCCGGAGCTCGAAGGCGAGTGGTTCAACTTCGACGCGCTGAACATCGCCCCCGACCACCCGGCCCGCTCCGAGCACGACACGTTCTTCGTCGAGGGCCCGCACACCGGCAAGGTGCTGCGCACCCAGACCTCGCCGGTGCAGATCCGCGCGCTGCTGTCCCGCCCGCTGCCCGTGTACGTGGTGTCGCCGGGCAAGGTCTTCCGGACCGACGAGCTGGACGCGACCCACTCCCCGGTCTTCCACCAGGTCGAAGGGCTCGCGGTCGACAAGGGCCTGACCATGGCGCACCTGAAGGGCACGCTCGACCGGTTCGCCGAGGTCATGTTCGGCCCGGGGATCGACACCCGGTTCCGGCCCAACTACTTCCCGTTCACCGAGCCGTCCGCGGAGATGGACCTGCGCTGCTTCGTCTGCCGCGGCGCGTCCGCCGTGCCGGGCAATCCCCCGTGCCGGACCTGCAAGTCGGAGGGGTGGATCGAGTGGGGCGGCTGCGGCATGGTCAACCCGCGGGTGCTGATCGCCTGCGGCGTGGACCCCACCGTCTACTCCGGCTTCGCCTTCGGCATGGGCATCGAGCGCACCCTCATGTTCCGCCACAACGCCGAGGACATGCGTGACATGGTCGAGGGCGACATCCGGTTCACCCTGCCGTTCGGAATGGAGGTCTGA
- a CDS encoding sensor histidine kinase, translated as MRGDGTPGGTSGAGVGGSAFIGVDELPDGLVVVDGDGVVLQMNLAAERLTGVARPAAIGRHVTDVLPLRDADGRDWWKLLDPHGGLPTRSRQPERLLHLPGRHDLFVAARFIRRPARGGRVIRVVITLRDASARSRAERSRADLVSTVAHELRSPLTSVKGFTATLLAKWDRFTDAQKLVMLETVNADADRVTRLITELLDVSRIESGRLEIHRQIVDIPARARRIIAGRVAAGEPEDRYRLEVRGELPETWLDQDKIDQILANLVENAVRHGRGTVTIVVEPVESGVAVSVRDQGEGIAPELADRVFRQFWRGNKRRRGGTGLGLFIVKGLVEAHGGTIGVQRAPGGGAEFRFILPTGNPGS; from the coding sequence GTGCGAGGTGATGGCACCCCCGGCGGCACGTCGGGAGCAGGGGTCGGCGGGAGTGCGTTCATCGGCGTGGACGAGCTTCCCGACGGGCTCGTGGTGGTGGACGGCGACGGCGTCGTGCTCCAGATGAACCTGGCGGCCGAACGGCTCACCGGGGTGGCCCGGCCGGCCGCGATCGGGCGGCACGTCACCGACGTCCTCCCGCTGCGGGACGCCGATGGGCGCGACTGGTGGAAGCTGCTCGACCCGCACGGCGGCCTGCCCACCCGCTCACGCCAGCCGGAGCGCCTGCTGCACCTGCCGGGCCGCCATGACCTGTTCGTCGCCGCCCGGTTCATCCGCAGGCCGGCGCGCGGCGGCCGGGTGATCCGCGTGGTGATCACGCTGCGGGACGCGTCGGCGCGCTCCCGGGCCGAGCGCAGCCGCGCGGACCTGGTCTCCACGGTCGCCCATGAGCTCAGGTCCCCGCTGACCAGCGTGAAGGGCTTCACCGCGACGCTGCTCGCCAAGTGGGACCGGTTCACCGACGCGCAGAAGCTCGTCATGCTGGAGACGGTGAACGCGGACGCCGACCGGGTCACCCGCCTGATCACGGAGCTGCTCGACGTCTCGCGGATCGAGTCCGGCCGGCTGGAGATCCACCGGCAGATCGTCGACATCCCCGCGCGCGCCCGCCGGATCATCGCCGGCCGGGTGGCCGCGGGCGAGCCCGAGGACCGGTACCGCCTGGAGGTCCGCGGTGAGCTGCCGGAGACCTGGCTCGACCAAGACAAGATCGACCAAATTCTCGCCAACCTGGTCGAGAACGCGGTACGTCACGGACGCGGTACCGTGACCATAGTGGTCGAGCCTGTCGAATCGGGAGTCGCCGTGTCGGTGCGTGACCAGGGTGAGGGGATCGCCCCCGAGCTGGCGGACCGCGTCTTCCGGCAGTTCTGGCGCGGCAACAAGCGCCGGCGGGGCGGCACCGGGCTCGGCCTCTTCATCGTCAAGGGCCTCGTCGAGGCCCACGGCGGCACGATCGGTGTGCAGCGCGCCCCAGGTGGGGGGGCGGAGTTCCGATTTATCCTGCCCACCGGGAATCCCGGCTCGTGA
- a CDS encoding TrmH family RNA methyltransferase has product MAEITNVKSPRVKAVRRLTKRAFRDRDRAFLAEGPQAIREALRTPGVTVELYATTEAEARHPDIVAAARDAGVPVHRTSGEVMAELTQTVTPQGLVAVCRFVHVPLEEAVRPGARLVAVLAHVRDPGNAGTVLRTADAAGADAVVFTDASVDPYNGKCVRASAGSLFHLPVSINARFPETVRQAREAGLRILAADASGARTLDEVDLSRPTAWVFGNEAWGLPPELLELADEVVRVPIYGRAESLNLATAAAVCLYASARAQRRSLHPVEDPSTSLG; this is encoded by the coding sequence ATGGCCGAGATCACCAACGTCAAGTCGCCACGCGTCAAGGCGGTCCGCCGGCTCACCAAGCGTGCCTTCCGGGACCGGGATCGCGCGTTCCTCGCCGAGGGGCCGCAGGCCATCCGCGAGGCCCTGCGGACGCCAGGGGTCACGGTCGAGCTGTACGCGACCACCGAGGCGGAGGCCCGCCACCCGGACATCGTGGCGGCGGCGCGTGACGCCGGCGTCCCCGTGCACCGCACGAGCGGTGAGGTCATGGCCGAGCTGACCCAGACCGTCACGCCCCAGGGCCTGGTCGCGGTCTGCCGGTTCGTCCACGTCCCGCTGGAGGAGGCGGTGCGCCCCGGCGCCCGGCTGGTGGCCGTCCTCGCCCACGTCCGGGACCCGGGCAACGCGGGCACGGTCCTGCGCACCGCCGACGCCGCGGGGGCGGACGCCGTGGTGTTCACCGACGCCTCCGTCGACCCGTACAACGGCAAGTGCGTCCGGGCCAGCGCCGGCAGCCTCTTCCACCTCCCCGTCTCGATCAACGCCCGGTTCCCCGAGACGGTACGGCAGGCCCGGGAGGCGGGGCTGCGGATCCTCGCCGCGGACGCGTCGGGCGCCCGGACGCTCGACGAGGTCGACCTGAGCCGGCCCACCGCGTGGGTCTTCGGCAACGAGGCGTGGGGGCTGCCGCCCGAGCTGCTCGAGCTGGCGGACGAGGTGGTGCGGGTCCCGATCTACGGGCGGGCCGAGAGCCTCAACCTCGCCACCGCGGCGGCGGTCTGCCTGTACGCCTCGGCCCGCGCGCAGCGGCGGAGCCTCCACCCCGTGGAAGATCCCTCCACCTCGCTGGGCTGA
- the rplT gene encoding 50S ribosomal protein L20, with the protein MTRVKRALNAKKKRRVILEQASGYRGQRSRLYRKAKEQVLHSMTYAYRDRKDRKGAFRRLWIQRINAAARANGMTYNRFIQGLRLAGIEVDRKILADLAVNDAKTFATLVESAKKALPSDVNAPAASVA; encoded by the coding sequence ATGACACGCGTCAAGCGGGCGCTCAACGCCAAGAAGAAGCGCAGGGTCATCCTCGAGCAGGCGAGCGGCTACCGAGGCCAGCGGTCGCGCCTGTACCGCAAGGCCAAGGAGCAGGTGCTCCACTCGATGACCTACGCGTACCGGGATCGCAAGGACAGGAAGGGCGCGTTCCGGCGTCTGTGGATCCAGCGCATCAACGCTGCGGCCCGGGCCAACGGCATGACCTACAACCGGTTCATCCAGGGCCTGCGCCTCGCCGGCATCGAGGTGGACCGCAAGATCCTCGCCGATCTCGCGGTGAACGACGCGAAGACGTTCGCCACCCTGGTCGAGTCCGCCAAGAAGGCGCTGCCGTCCGACGTCAACGCACCGGCCGCCTCGGTCGCGTAG
- the rpmI gene encoding 50S ribosomal protein L35: protein MPKMKTHSGAKKRFRLTGSGKIIRRRANRQHLFEHKPSTRTRRLQGVVVVSAADTKKVRKLLAK from the coding sequence ATGCCGAAGATGAAGACGCACAGCGGTGCGAAGAAGCGGTTCCGGCTCACCGGTTCCGGCAAGATCATTCGCCGCCGTGCCAACCGGCAGCACCTGTTCGAGCACAAGCCGTCGACCCGTACGCGCCGTCTCCAGGGTGTGGTGGTCGTGTCCGCCGCCGACACCAAGAAGGTCAGGAAGCTGCTCGCGAAGTAA
- the infC gene encoding translation initiation factor IF-3: MSTEPRINERIRVPEVRLVGPNGEQVGIVPIADALRLAQEADLDLVEVAATARPPVCKLMDYGKWKYESAMKAREARRNQAQTVVKEIKLRPKIDPHDYETKKGHVERFLRGGDKVKVTIMFRGREQSRPELGYRLLQRLAEDVAELGYVESQPKQDGRNMIMVIGPHKKKAEARAEKLAARAQRGAGQKAAESAARPR, translated from the coding sequence ATCAGCACCGAGCCCCGCATCAACGAACGGATCCGCGTGCCTGAGGTTCGCCTGGTCGGTCCGAACGGCGAACAGGTCGGGATCGTTCCGATCGCCGATGCGCTGAGACTGGCGCAGGAGGCCGACCTCGACCTGGTCGAGGTGGCCGCGACGGCGCGCCCGCCCGTCTGCAAGCTCATGGACTACGGCAAGTGGAAGTACGAGTCCGCGATGAAGGCGCGGGAGGCCCGTCGCAACCAGGCGCAGACGGTCGTCAAGGAGATCAAGCTCCGGCCGAAGATCGACCCGCACGACTACGAGACGAAGAAGGGTCACGTCGAGCGCTTCCTCCGCGGGGGCGACAAGGTCAAGGTCACGATCATGTTCCGCGGGCGTGAGCAGTCCCGGCCCGAACTGGGCTACCGGCTGCTGCAGCGCCTCGCCGAGGACGTCGCCGAGCTGGGCTACGTCGAGTCCCAGCCCAAGCAGGACGGCCGCAACATGATCATGGTGATCGGGCCGCATAAGAAGAAGGCCGAGGCGAGGGCCGAGAAGCTGGCGGCCAGGGCACAGCGCGGGGCGGGCCAGAAGGCGGCGGAGTCCGCCGCACGGCCGCGGTGA
- a CDS encoding shikimate dehydrogenase translates to MTGRRAAVLGSPIAHSLSPVLHRTAYQVLGLEGWRYDAIECREEDLPALLDGLGPEWAGLSLTMPLKRAVLPLLDTVSDLAAAVGGANTVVFRDGRRHGDNTDVYGIVQALTEAGVGTPSAATILGGGATAASAIAALRELGLSEVTVVVRSPARAAETLRAAERLGVAVTVRGYDRFDVGDLLVSTLPPGAADHLADRLAAAMPEKGALFDVVYAPWPTPLARAVQEAGRTVVGGFAMLLHQAVRQVELMTGRTDVPVEAMRAAGEAELARRSA, encoded by the coding sequence GTGACCGGCCGCCGGGCGGCGGTGCTCGGCTCCCCGATCGCCCACTCGCTCTCCCCGGTGCTGCACCGCACCGCGTACCAGGTGCTCGGCCTGGAGGGGTGGCGGTACGACGCGATCGAGTGCCGCGAGGAGGACCTCCCCGCCCTCCTCGACGGGCTGGGCCCGGAGTGGGCGGGCCTGTCCCTCACCATGCCGCTCAAGCGCGCGGTGCTGCCCCTGCTCGACACGGTCTCCGACCTCGCCGCCGCGGTGGGCGGCGCGAACACCGTGGTGTTCCGGGACGGCCGGCGCCACGGGGACAACACCGACGTCTACGGCATCGTCCAGGCGCTCACCGAGGCCGGGGTCGGCACGCCGTCGGCCGCCACGATCCTCGGCGGCGGGGCCACGGCGGCCTCGGCGATCGCCGCGCTCCGCGAGCTCGGGCTCTCCGAGGTGACCGTGGTGGTGCGGAGCCCGGCGCGGGCCGCGGAGACGCTGCGCGCGGCCGAGCGGCTCGGCGTCGCGGTGACGGTCCGCGGGTACGACCGGTTCGACGTGGGGGATCTGCTGGTCTCCACGCTGCCGCCGGGCGCGGCCGACCACCTGGCCGACCGGCTCGCCGCGGCGATGCCGGAGAAGGGCGCGCTCTTCGACGTGGTCTACGCGCCCTGGCCGACCCCGCTGGCGCGGGCCGTGCAGGAGGCGGGCCGGACCGTGGTGGGCGGCTTCGCCATGCTGCTCCACCAGGCGGTCCGGCAGGTGGAGCTGATGACCGGCCGGACGGACGTGCCGGTCGAGGCGATGCGGGCCGCCGGCGAGGCCGAGCTGGCCCGGCGGTCGGCCTGA
- the mltG gene encoding endolytic transglycosylase MltG: MNDVDLDFLLGDAEDERPSRRRPPGSRVQQRRSRKRRRRQRRKGYIATVFAMLVIVGVLGGGVYYGVNVAREVLTPKDFTGEGHGEVEVEVKEGATATDVAQLLEKEGVVASARTFLNVIGAAGKTSSLQPGVYTLRKGMSAEAALKAMLDPGNKVVNRVTIREGLRLSKIFTELSTATGRPVEEFQKAAKEDIGLPSYAKGRLEGFAFPATYDISPKDTPKTILSRMVERFVQTAERLDLERRAKELGYTPRQIMIIASIVQAESGRLEDMPKVARVIYNRLSRNPPMKLEMDSTLMYGLGKYGIAATNEDLKSDSPYNTYRRYGLPPGPICNPGDHAIEAALNPADGNWLWFVTVDPKRGITKFTDKESEFWKLREEFNRNRG, from the coding sequence ATGAACGACGTTGACTTGGACTTCCTCCTCGGGGATGCGGAGGACGAACGCCCGTCCCGGCGTCGTCCCCCCGGGAGCCGGGTACAGCAGCGCCGGAGCCGCAAGCGGCGCAGGCGGCAGCGCCGGAAGGGGTACATCGCGACCGTCTTCGCCATGCTCGTCATCGTCGGCGTCCTCGGCGGTGGCGTGTACTACGGCGTCAACGTGGCGCGCGAGGTGCTGACCCCCAAGGACTTCACCGGCGAGGGGCATGGCGAGGTGGAGGTCGAGGTCAAGGAAGGGGCGACCGCGACCGACGTCGCGCAGCTCCTGGAGAAGGAGGGCGTCGTGGCGAGCGCCCGGACGTTCCTCAACGTGATCGGCGCCGCGGGCAAGACCTCCTCGCTCCAGCCCGGCGTGTACACGCTGCGCAAGGGCATGTCGGCCGAGGCGGCCCTCAAAGCGATGCTCGACCCGGGCAACAAGGTGGTCAACCGGGTCACCATCCGGGAAGGGCTGCGGCTGAGCAAGATCTTCACCGAGCTCTCCACGGCCACCGGCAGGCCGGTCGAGGAGTTCCAGAAGGCGGCCAAGGAGGACATCGGCCTCCCGTCGTACGCCAAGGGCCGGCTCGAGGGCTTCGCCTTCCCGGCGACCTATGACATCAGCCCCAAGGACACCCCCAAGACGATCCTCTCCCGGATGGTCGAGCGGTTCGTGCAGACCGCGGAGCGCCTCGATCTCGAGCGGCGGGCCAAGGAGCTCGGCTACACGCCCCGGCAGATAATGATCATCGCGAGCATCGTCCAGGCCGAGTCCGGACGGCTCGAGGACATGCCGAAGGTCGCCCGGGTGATCTACAACCGGCTGAGCCGGAACCCGCCGATGAAGCTGGAGATGGACAGCACCCTCATGTACGGGCTCGGCAAGTACGGCATCGCCGCCACCAACGAGGACCTCAAAAGCGACAGCCCGTACAACACCTACCGGCGGTACGGCCTGCCCCCGGGCCCGATCTGCAACCCCGGCGACCACGCGATCGAGGCCGCGCTCAATCCCGCCGACGGCAACTGGCTGTGGTTCGTGACCGTGGACCCGAAGCGCGGCATCACCAAGTTCACCGACAAGGAGTCGGAGTTTTGGAAGCTTCGCGAGGAGTTCAACCGGAACCGCGGGTGA
- the mltG gene encoding endolytic transglycosylase MltG, with amino-acid sequence MRRPALIAGGVTVVAAAVFGVQALRRDAPEVRDYRGPGHGTVVVEVRRGASAQEIGEILAKAGVVGSTEAFVAEVVARSKEGSLQPGWYRMRREMAAASALDLMLSPASRVVRTVTVPEGKRLSEVLTLLASATGLPLREFTDAVARPDALGLPGYAKGTVEGFLFPATYELEPAMPARELLRRMVAEFKRTAERLRLTELAGRHGLTPFEVVTAASIVQAEGGRDPDFPKIARVIYNRLGRGAKLEMDSTVNYALGRHTLKVSEQDTKVASPYNTYLHPGLPPGPICNPGERALEAMLHPADGDWYWFVTTDPERKITKFTDKETEFRKYREELNRYLRGN; translated from the coding sequence GTGAGGCGGCCGGCTCTGATCGCCGGCGGGGTGACGGTCGTCGCCGCCGCCGTGTTCGGCGTGCAGGCGCTCCGGCGGGACGCCCCGGAGGTCCGGGACTACCGGGGCCCGGGCCACGGCACGGTCGTGGTCGAGGTCCGCCGGGGCGCGAGCGCGCAGGAGATCGGGGAGATCCTCGCGAAGGCGGGGGTGGTCGGCAGCACCGAGGCGTTCGTGGCCGAGGTGGTGGCCCGGTCGAAGGAAGGCAGCCTGCAGCCCGGCTGGTACCGCATGCGGCGGGAGATGGCGGCCGCGTCGGCCCTCGATCTCATGCTCTCCCCGGCATCCCGGGTGGTGCGCACGGTCACCGTGCCGGAGGGGAAGCGGCTCTCCGAGGTGCTCACGCTGCTGGCGTCGGCGACCGGCCTGCCGCTGCGGGAGTTCACCGACGCGGTGGCCAGGCCGGATGCCCTCGGCCTGCCCGGGTACGCCAAGGGCACGGTGGAGGGGTTCCTCTTCCCGGCGACGTACGAGCTGGAGCCCGCCATGCCGGCCCGGGAGCTGCTCCGGCGGATGGTGGCCGAGTTCAAGCGGACGGCGGAGCGGCTCCGGCTCACGGAGCTGGCCGGACGGCACGGCCTCACCCCCTTCGAGGTGGTGACCGCGGCGAGCATCGTGCAGGCCGAGGGCGGCCGTGACCCGGACTTTCCCAAGATCGCGAGGGTCATCTACAATCGCCTCGGCCGCGGCGCGAAGCTGGAGATGGACAGCACGGTCAACTACGCGCTGGGCCGGCACACCCTCAAGGTCTCCGAACAGGACACCAAGGTCGCTTCGCCGTACAACACGTACCTTCACCCCGGTCTGCCGCCCGGGCCGATCTGCAATCCAGGGGAGCGCGCCCTCGAGGCGATGCTCCATCCGGCCGATGGCGACTGGTACTGGTTCGTCACCACGGACCCTGAACGGAAAATCACCAAATTTACTGACAAGGAGACGGAATTCCGGAAATATCGGGAAGAGCTGAACCGGTATCTCAGAGGTAACTAG
- the ruvX gene encoding Holliday junction resolvase RuvX, whose amino-acid sequence MRSGVRIGVDVGSVRIGVARSDPSGVLAVPVETVRRGRDDLDRIAEIAAEHEAIEVVVGLPTSLSGRESHAAKAAREYAARLAARLAPIPVRLVDERLTTVTAQRRLRSSGIRARQQRDIIDQAAAVELLQAALDGERATGRPPGECLDVPEGRAEPNGGTGA is encoded by the coding sequence ATGCGGAGCGGGGTGAGGATCGGGGTCGACGTGGGCTCCGTCCGGATCGGCGTGGCCCGCAGCGACCCCTCCGGTGTGCTCGCCGTACCGGTCGAGACGGTACGGCGCGGCCGGGACGACCTCGACCGGATCGCCGAGATCGCCGCCGAGCACGAGGCGATCGAGGTGGTCGTCGGCCTCCCCACCTCGCTCTCCGGCCGGGAGAGCCACGCGGCCAAGGCGGCGCGGGAGTACGCCGCCCGGCTCGCCGCCCGCCTCGCCCCGATCCCGGTCCGCTTGGTCGACGAGCGGCTCACCACGGTCACCGCCCAGCGGCGGTTGCGGTCGAGCGGCATCCGGGCGCGGCAGCAGCGCGACATCATCGACCAGGCGGCCGCCGTCGAGCTGCTCCAGGCCGCGCTCGACGGTGAGCGGGCCACCGGCCGTCCTCCCGGGGAGTGCCTCGACGTGCCGGAGGGGCGCGCGGAGCCGAACGGCGGGACCGGGGCGTGA